The DNA sequence TGGTACTTCTGGAAGGCCACGTGGGGCGCGAACTTCGCCAACGTCGAGGTGCGTGAAGACAGCCCGACGGGTCGCGTCATCTACAACCAGCGCGTGAACACCAACCACTCGTACCGGCCGTCCCCGCACATGATCCATCTGGGAGCGCCGGTCGGGCGCGCCGGCCCGATCGACGCCAGCATTCCGGGCACGATCTACAAGAACGTGTACGTGGGGCCGGGCCCGCGCCCGAACTTCCCGAACTGAGACAGTCCGCCACCAGCCGATTCGCCACGCGGCCGGGTTCCTCGATGGAGCCCGGCCGTTCTTTTCGCTTATAATCAACTAACCTCGTGTCTACCAACACGTTCCGGCTGCGGTACATCGGCAAGGCGGCCGCAGGCGTCCCCCGCGACCTCGTCAATACCTTCATCAACGCGAAGGTGCACCCGATCCGGCCGACGGTCCTCATCTACAACTGCACCTGGGTGTGCGACGCCAAGTGCACCATGTGCAACAACTGGAAGTGGGGCGACCGCAAGTCGGACATGACGCTCGAGCAGCTCGAGCCGGTGATGGACAGCCCCTTCTGGGGGGCGGTGGAGAACCTCAACATCTCCGGCGGTGAGCCGACGACGAGGCTCGACCTGCCGCAGATGGTGGAGATGTTCCAGCGCCGTCTGCCGCGGCTGCGGAAGATCGGCATCAACACCACCGGCCTGACGCCTGCCCGCGCGATTCCAATGCTCACGCGCATCGTCGAGTTCTGCGCCGAGAAGGAGCTGCTGATCAGCATCCGCGTGTCGCTCGACGGCATCGGCGACGTGCACGATCAGGTGCGGGCGGTGAAGAACGGGTTCGACAAGGCGTCGAAGACGATCGACGCGATGCAGGCGCTGGCGAAGGCGCACCCCAACTTCTCGTTCGGGATCGCTTCGACGATCTTCGCGAAGAACCTGGAAGACGCCGAGAACATCCTGACGTGGGCGCGCACGAAGAACCTCGACGTCGTGTTCAACATGCTGCGCTTCACCGACGCGATGCTGCACAACGGCCACCTCAAGGAATCGATCGGCTTCCAGGACCGCGAAGAGACCTTCATGCGCAAGTTCTTCCTGGACCGCGTCAGGGAAGAATCGGTGCTGAGCGGCCAGTCGTTCATGTACCTGCACTACGCCGACATGATCGCCAACGGCTACCACCGGACGATGCCGTGCCCGTTCCAGAGCCAGGGGCTGCTGCTCAACCCCAACGGGGATCTGCACTACTGCGAGAACTCGCAGAAGATCGGC is a window from the Vicinamibacterales bacterium genome containing:
- a CDS encoding radical SAM protein, whose translation is MSTNTFRLRYIGKAAAGVPRDLVNTFINAKVHPIRPTVLIYNCTWVCDAKCTMCNNWKWGDRKSDMTLEQLEPVMDSPFWGAVENLNISGGEPTTRLDLPQMVEMFQRRLPRLRKIGINTTGLTPARAIPMLTRIVEFCAEKELLISIRVSLDGIGDVHDQVRAVKNGFDKASKTIDAMQALAKAHPNFSFGIASTIFAKNLEDAENILTWARTKNLDVVFNMLRFTDAMLHNGHLKESIGFQDREETFMRKFFLDRVREESVLSGQSFMYLHYADMIANGYHRTMPCPFQSQGLLLNPNGDLHYCENSQKIGNVLEQPAETLYFANENLAHREHLKNKVCPTCLSPCQVNVGAMKQFVPYARFLKRAYQVKRNPSRHLDTLPVAEQVR